A region of the Gopherus flavomarginatus isolate rGopFla2 chromosome 3, rGopFla2.mat.asm, whole genome shotgun sequence genome:
gaatccgaAATGCCGTCAAATCTGAGAGAGACGAGGTGTGGAGGAGCAtacttttagaagtcttaaaagagcaacactccaatgcagaaactacagaacccaaccatcaaaaaagaaaatcaatcttttgctggtggcatctggctCAGATGATGAAAACAAACACGTCGGTCCGctttgctttggattgttatcgaccagaacctgtcatcagcattgacgcatgtcctctggaatggtggatgaagcatgaagggacacaggattctttagcgcatctggcatgtaaatgtactgcaacgctggctacaacagtgccatgcgaatgcttgttctcactttcaggcaacactgtaaacaagaaatggGCAGCACTATCTCCCATAAAATGTAAACAACCTTGTTTACGTGATTGGCtgaaggaggactgagtggactagtaggctctaaagttttacattgcattcaaaaagaaaaaaagttattgTACATAattttctacatttgtaaattcagcttttatgataaagagattgaattAAACTACTCACATTAGAGGAATTGAAATActattgttttttacagtgcaaatatttgtaataaaatataaagtgagcattaaTTTTAATTGTGTGATCACAATTCACCTTATTTATTGCTTCACAGCcctaaatattttatattgtttGCCTAGTTTAAACTAGTTTTCAGAACATCCTTGGGAAGTAGGCAAGTATCATTTTCAACAATAGGGAAACCATGAGATTTGCTCAAAACCACATAGCAAAGTTGGGACTAGAATTCTGATGTCTTGGTACCCAGCTCTGTGCTATCACCATTGGACTATATTATCTATCAAGGATAATGTGCTAAGATGCACACACTGAGTATATTAATTCACATAAAGTGAAGTTACAAAAACTAAGATAAGAATATAAAGGCAATAGCCCTCAAGATGCAGAAGACAAAGGAAGTGTTGAGATTTACTCCGATCACGTTTGTAAATTTCAGCTCCAGGCTGAAGGAGCATTTTTAAGAAAGTttagttggggggagggagggtggaaaaGCCATTTTAACTGTTTAGCAACCTTAATTATGGCATTCTTTAAGTGAATGCTACTATTTATTCCTCCTCAGGTATactgtttttcatttctttttattaagcCGTCTTTTCCTTGGTATGACCAGTGACCCAGATTATGCAGATCCCTCTATTAAATACATCTTTTGTATTTACTATGTTACTTCGGGTATGCATTCACAagcaacattaaagtgctgccatggcagtgctttaatgtggctGTGTGGTCGTagcaccagcactgggggagaggtctcccagcgctgtTAAAAAACCACCCCCACAAGGGGAGTGGctaccagtgctggtgcactgtctacactgccactttacagcgctgaaacttgcagcactcaggcGGGTGTTttgtcacacccctgagcgagaaacttgcagtgctgtaaagtggcactgtagacaaggccttagttttgTCTGCCAGTTTGAATATCATCCAATCAACTTTCTCTCAACGTTATGGACAAACATGTTAAATAAAATAGATCTTAATATCAAACCAAGTTAACATTTCCCCTATACCAgagaaaataaaccttttcctaTGTGTAAGGCAACTGTTTCTCTCATATATTGCATTTCTGGATAACAGTGCTGATTCTTCTGTGCAGAAGCATGCcaaactcattttaaaatctAGATAAATTAGTCCACAATGTCAAAGTTACAGTAAAGTTAATCTGACATGTCCTATGCTTCATCTGCACAATGCTTTTCTTTACTCTAGTTGCCCACAAATTAATTTCATTACCTGAAATATTTACTTATACCTAAACTAAACTGTTGAAATTCCTGCCTATCCAAAACATCCCATTATTTAGAGAATTTAGTATGTAGCGTTTACGGTCAGTTTTTTGCTTGTGTGCACGCACGCGGGTGCTGTAAGTGCAGGACCTACGCACAACAGAGGGAGTTAAGGATGGGGAAGTTCAACCTACACTTTCAAAGTCCAGTTTTTCAGAATGAGTTCAAATCCACCATGTAACTTTCAGCTAGTAAATTTGCTTTGCTCTTAATTTGTTACACATGCACTGTCAGTACAAAGGATGCTTTTGGAGGTCTGACATTTCATGCGCTATAGAAATGTTATTGTTGTGCATGCACTGATTTTTAAACAGATCTGGATCTTGTTACACTGGTGAAAACCTAACGTAAGGGTTTTATTTGTATTCCTGTAAGCGGCCTGTTGTGCTGGGCTCCTACACAAAAGATTGTTCATGCCCAAAGAGCTTAGAGTCTATGCACAAGATAAGGcaaacagacaggaggagaagCAAGGAGGTACCAATGATACAATTAAGCTGAAACTTCGCTAGCTGCACAAATCAATAAAGCAGCAGTTCTAAAACACAAAGTGTTATTCCAAAATACACATCAGTAGTTTAAATGGACACTGCCAAGGTAAAAACAATTGTCAGATTTCTGTGGTAAGTTTTTTTTATACCTACTATAGTTACACCTAAAGTTACTATGCCTGAAAGAGACAGGACAGAAGTTACTTAGTGCATTGAACAGACTTTGTCCCCATATAGTCAGTTTCCCCTTTTCTGAGAGTGTCTCACAGAGCAATAGGGGagagaaaaattttaaaatggcAAAACGCAGTAGCAGAACCACAGGTGTAGTACATAAGACTATTCTGAATTCATTTTTTGAAATTGGATTGGATTTCAGATTCAACTAAGGGAATCAAAGTTATCCTAATTTTGCTACCAAAGCACCTGATTTCCTGCTATGGAATGAAAGATAAAGATTGAAGtctattttaaatgttattcTGGCCTTtacccccaaacaaaacaaacaccacatATCCAGAACATGGGCAACTTATTCCTTAACACAACTTATCCAAGCCAAAAACAGACTCTAAGATTTTGAACCTGGAGAGCAGGCAAAGAGTTATTCCAAATGTACACTTATCTTTAAGTGTGAGAAGATCCTACAAACTCTTCTCTTTAGGCCACAGACCAGTAAACAGAAGCCAAATATCTATGATATTGCAAGTGAACAAATGAGGAATCAAAAAGGTCACCGCACCCATCCAAAGGGATACAATTACTGTCTGTGCACATGTACTGATGTGTATTAGAGTCACTCAGAGAAAGTTGGGAGGAGTGAGAATACAGGTCCCTACGGTGTTTATTTTACCTGCAAAAGTTACTGTCCTGCCATATCACTTTTGCTGGACTCAGTGAAGCAGTTAATAAGATGAACTGAACTAGTTTAAGACTTGCACTGTTGTCTACCCCAGTATTAGATATTTGCATAAAACTTTGTATCATCAACTGAGCAAAATGAAGTTACATTGTTGGAAGGGTTAGAAATATTTGGAACAGACATGTCAGTATGTAAGGTCATCTTAAAAACTCCTTTGATTAAAAATGTCATTTATTCCAGTCAGTCACTTACTCTCCCGGACACCTGGAGAATGTGGAAGCTTGTTTGCCAACTAAGGTAGCACTTCAGTACATACCAGCAGGAGGGTTCTGTAGAAGCTGTTTGATTTGTGCTGGAGAAAGTTCCGTTCTGGCCATGGAGAGGGTAACTCCAAGTTGCTGCAGTGATGTTTTTATGTTAACTTGTTCAAAATGAGCATAGAGGGTTGTAGCTGGAACTCTCCTTGAAGTCCCATTTGGTGACCGTTCAACAACATAAATGACAACTTCAGTCCTGAACAAGCAAATGCAACAGAAAATTATGATGATACAAGTACCGTAGATTAGTTAATGTTTACGGAAATAATTGAAATACAATTATAAGCCTGGAGCCAAACAACAAACAGAACAGCATCATTATTTTCAATCAATACATTccactcaattaaaaaaaaaggctgaaaataTTTACTGTTGACTAATATAGCAAACAAAAAAGGGAGCACAGGTAGTCCAGTGTAAAGAACAGTCCTCTGGCACACCACAGACAGAAGCAGCCAGTGACACTGTCAGTAAGCAAACTTAATTCCAAAGCAAATATTTCTGGGCTCCAATGCTAGAATACCATGTCAGCACTGGTTCCCCCTCGCCAcccacaaacaaaccaaacacacCACTATCTACCTTAAGTATCTTACTGGTGGGGCATGCCCTCCACTTTCTAAAATATTGAGTGCATTTAACCCAGTTGCAGTAACCACTACACACATCCCTGATTTTTCCTGCACGGCTGCTGAGCAGAGGAATCACAAGATAAATCTATTACCAGAACTTTACTGGCCTCATTAGTGATGCAAATTCTAAATAAACCAAGAAAACTGGATTTAATGATCCATCAGAAACAGTGGAAAAAAactaaaaagggaaagaaagataaagaaaaaggagagagagaacaggacAAAGAAATGGATACTGTTGAAGAAGACAGAAGAGTACTATATTGagaatataaacattaaaactttaaatatatatatttgagtaTCCCTATAAGACTCTTAGAAGGAGTTTCAGCAGAAGCTTTGTACTGAAGCAGATTGACTTTAAGACAGCCAACACATTAAACACGCAGAGAAAACCAGATAGAGAAGGGGGGAAATTGCAGAAGAAGATATTAACGTACTGGTCATCTGGCAGTGTTTTAACTCCTTCTACATTGACCGAAAGGGTCTGGTTGCCTCCCAAAATTTTGTGCAGTGATTCtactagctgctgctgctggtttcgAATGTCTACTTCTTTTCTATTGAAGACTAAGACCACCAGGCCATCTTCATCTTTGTTGTTGGGCATGCAACTGAAGCccacagcctgtggaaaaagCCAAATTGGATGTTGTTAAAggttcacctgaaagtgagataCATCAAGACGTGGGTGTAGGAGAGGACAACACTTGCAGAACTTGTAAAATGACAGACCTCTCTAAGGCATGTTTCCAGCTATTTCTAAATATAACCATAGCATATGAATAATTTTACAGGCATTAAATACACTCCTACTTTCTAAAACTACATTTATTAAGCAATCagtaaagtcacttttgaaatggtTGAAGTTTTCAAAAaggtaaattttcagaaattCTCTGCCTTTGAGACATTTCGGCCTGTTGGGAAGATTCTAGGTTGAACGGAAATTGTTACTGTTTTGGAACGGAGAACAGAATTAAACATAACAATTTTATACATTTTCTAAAATGCAAATGTAAACATAGAAAAGGGAATTCTGACTTGTTATTCCTGGTATTAAAAACCCCTCATAATAtagaaataaggaaaaaggaagataaaatcatagaaatttagAACCGAACGGAACCTAAAGAGGGCATCTAGTCCATTCCctggtgctgaggcaggaccaagtatacctagatcatCCCCGACAGCTATTTgttcaacttgttcttaaaaagctccagagatggggattccacagtcttccttggaagcctattccagtgcttgacTACCCaaatagttagaaagcttttcttaatatccaacctacatcTGCCTTGCTGAAGATTAAACCAATTTTTTCCTtgacctaccttcagtggacatagagaactaTTGATCGTCATCCCCGACAGCTCTTAATAGTTTTTCAAATACATCAGGTagctctcagtcttcttttctcaagactaaacatgcccaagtTTTAACCTTTCCACATAGGTCAAGTCTTCTAAATTTTCTTCTCATTTGTgatgctctcttctggactttctccagtttgtctacaaCTTTCTTAAAGTATGACCACTAGAACTcgtcacagtactccagctgaggcctcaccaacgcTGATTAGAGTGGGACAGTTATCTCCCATCTCTTACATATGACATGCCTATTAATGTACCACAGGATGATAGCCGCCTTTTTCACAAGTGCATCACTTCCAACCGCTGGAGAGTTCTGGAACCTCCACTCTATGCGGTATTGGCTGGAGTAGGAAGATACTGGGGAATACAACTCAAGGTGTACATATTGAGTGCTTCTGTAGGTGTAAGgcttaaatgaaataaaacaatctTGAAGGTCAAGATATAACATTTGAGAACTTTAGTACACCCACAACAGTTCCTTTTCCATCTCAGTGTGTAATGATGGAGTTTTGAATgcttgtatttaaaaacaaaaaacacaaaaccctAACCTTATCTtctctattttcttttaaaaacctctCTATCCCTTTCTGTGATAAAGATGCATCAGCCAAAGTGTGTAATTCTTAATCTTATTGCAACTCAATATCCCAACACAAAGAAACTCTGTTGTTCATACTATAACAATAGTAATTTTCAAAGACTGCAGGACAGTTTGAAAAGTCATGAATTAGTGATCATCATCCAACTTGCTTTAAGGCAACTGTTTTCATGCACTGAGGTGTTGTACTGTTTTAAGGTTCACATACACTGCTTCTTAGCACACTGGGGCAAGTCATTGAAATCTCTTTATTCCTGATACAATATAGCAAAGACAGTGAATTTTATGGAGGGGCTACAAATGGATCTTTAGCCTAGGATGCATGGCTGCACTTACAACTATTGTGCCAGCGTATACGCTACATTCATAGAAGAGGAAGTCAAACAAGATTCAGCAAGAGTTCCCTCAAAGCCATTTCATTTGGATACAAAAAGTCCATCAGCCTGAATCAACCCAGGGCAATACTCAAGGCCCTAGGACAAATAAGATTAAACACATAGCACAGAAATGCACTTTCCAGAATTAATGAAAAGCTAAATTTACGAGAAAGATGAAGTGTATTGTGCAATTTGCAGAATGCACTAGTAGTTCTCTGTTAAGAACAGTCCTCTTATAAGTGGGTGTAAAACTTTTAGAATTGATATCTATATTAAAGTGATTGTTCAGAAGTGTCAAGTTGCCCACAAGAAGCTCCTATTACTAGGCTGCACCATAAAATGCATTAAGACGACAGCCAAATACCTGCCATCTTGTTTTACACCCCTTTATGCATTTACTATACATAGGTTCGGTTTTAGAGAGTTGGTAATATTCTCCAACTTGTATATCTAAACCAAGTGTTAATTATGCAACAAACTATATTAACATTCAGAGTAAAAATTGCTTCTCTTAGGGAAGTATCTCAAATGCATACACAAAACCAGGCTTACTACTGTCTTTGGTATGTCTATTAATTGGTCTCTGGCTGAGCTAGAGTAAGCATCATCAGATCTGTGGAGGATGAGGAACCCTCTACTCTTTGCTGACACAGCAGAACTGGAAACTGGAAACTGGGACAAGGCATAAGGACAGCTTAAAGACTCCTGAGGATAAAAGCAGATGAGTTAAAATCAGAATAAGCTGGCCAGAATCTAGCTGATGCAGAAGAGAATATGGGCTACCAAAATGGTGTGCAGGCCAAATTTAGAAAACAAACAGTCTCCTGTTGCTGAGGTTGACACCGAGATCAACATTAAGTTTGTTGTTCTGGATATCAAAAAAAAATTATCCTGGTCTTCTAaagcagggttctcaaactgggggctgggacccctcaggtggtcacaaggttattacatgggggggcaCGCTTGTGAGctctcagcctccaccctaaaccctgctttgcctccagcatttataatggtgttaaatatataaaaagcatttttaatttatcagtgtgtgcacgtgcatgtcacactcagaagcttgtactggtgatccctttcacatagagaaagtttgagaaccactgtaaagCTTAAAAATTAATTTGAAGACAATTTTAAGTGTCATATTTAAGTGATTAGCACCAGAAGAAATGCATTTCTAATGGATTAGTGCTCATCTTGGATGGTTAGTAACCTTAATTCTCCTAACACTATCCTGGAATATTTTAATCTGTTTTATTGCTCACATGAGCATGCATGTCATttgtaatatatggagatatacctctctcacagaactggaagggaccctgaaatgtcattgagtccagccccatgccttcactagcaggaccaagtactgattttgccccagatccctaagtggccccctcgaggactgaactcacaagctTGGGTTTAGCaagacaatgctcaaaccactgagctctctcacCCCCTTCAGCAGGGCCTAGATTTTCAGCAAGCACACCACTCAGAGCTTTATCTCATGCATATCAGAATGGGACACATTACCTTGAAGAACATATGATGTTACATAGTTTAGCTATTGCTAATTCTAAGCAACTTCCATGATGCATTTAGGATTAAAACAGAAGACTGCAAATGGTCTCAGAATAAGAATTCAGATAAATACCAGAAATATCATACCTTAAATCTGCAAAATGGGTTTTCCTGCGTGAACTCCACTGGAGCAATGTTGCTGTTAAAATATCCTTTGCCTGCCCCCCAGAAGGCTTGCAACTGGTTCCACTTTGCCAAAATAGCATCTCGCTCATCTCCCAAGAGTGTGGGAGCAGAAAGAGCACTGGCTGTGTTTATCAGCTGGTTGGACTGGGAAGGTGCCTGCGTGGGCTGACTGAACAAGCCACCTAATGCTAAAATCAGATACAGAAAACTCAGTTCttgaggaagaaagaaagattaATTGATTAAGGCACACCACACTAGAATTTCTTATGCATTTGTCAGGGGAATACCAAGAAGTCTGTGGGTAAATAAGCAACACAAAATTTGATTTTTTGAATGACATTATACACCCCCCCCCACCTTCTTAAAAGTTCTGATAGAATTGTCCGACATTCAATTACAGAGAGacacactttttaaaagaggTGTCTAAATGTACCCATTTGAGGGATGTTATTGGATAAACATTCTTGGATGCTTTAAAATCTGAAAGGTACATCTGTTATTGTGACAGCAATATTGTAAAGCAGTCAGCAGATCCCAGATCTATTCTTAtgtacctctaccccgatataacgtgacctgatacaacatgaatttggatataacacagtaaagcagtgcttggggggaggaggcactgcacactctggcggatcaaagcaagtttgatgtaacacggtttcacctataacacaataagattttttggctcccgaggacagcactatatcggggtagaggtgtattgatttttcttttaaccaaATGTGTCAACAATTCCTTCCTTTCTCATGATGCTGTCACTGCCACCATCAACTTTGTAAAGATCCTTGGTGCCAATGCTAAACCAAAAGAAGGGACCAGTATGATAAATGGAGATCCCAAGGTGAAGCACAGGTATTTCTGAGGGCTGCTATAATGGGGCTATGGAGATATGTATGCTATAACCAAGATGCTCAGAAGTCTCCTGGACTGACAGCAATGATCACTAATGTGCTGGATTCCTTTTTGATACATTTATGCTCCACTATCCAGAATCTGCTGGATCATCCTGGACTTCTTGGAGACCAAAAAGTAAACGGAACAGACTTTTGTAAACCTTTTAAGCTGCGGTCAAAAGGGAACACTGCCTGAATTTGAAATTGACAGTTGATGATGCTCTAAACGGATTCCTCCTTTACAGGAACGGAAGGAGGATGGGATGTGACtgcttcaggaggcaggggaggaaaaGAATTCAGTTTATAAAGTCACTACAAAAAGCGAGCTATGTTCAGCTCCACGCAGCCAGGAACTGCCAGTCTCTTGCTATGGGCCAATCCTTTAGGGAATGGCATAGCAATATCTCAAAGAGTTTGGCCTGGTTCTCTCGGTCTCTTTCAAATGAGGCATGAAAGGCCAAGTTCCACTGGAATTTAACCTACATGTTCTGTAGATAAAGAAAAAGGAGCTGAAATTTCTGTTTGGTCTACAGAGACCCTTGGATAAGACATTCTCACTCTCACACATGCCCTGATCTAGGCTATTCCCAAAGATATGCCTCTTGGAAAGGAAGGGCAATATTAAACTTGGAAAAGAACTACCTTACTGCAGGATTTCGCTTGCTCTACAGAAAACAATAAGGATGGCTACACTGCCAACAGAACAGCAAAGGCCATCCTGAGGCATGTTGTGAAGGTACCTGGGTATTATGTGGCAAATAGGAAatgtaaatattgtttaaaagTTAACCAATTAAAACTATATCATTTAGCCAGTTAACCAAATAAAGAGAGAGGGGCCcacccacagggctgggggttaaGGGTTAGGATGGGTTAACTGGGAAGACTAATGCTTACCAGTTAACTGTTCAACCGTTACTATTTTACGCCTCTAACTGCAAAAGGAAAAACCTCCAGGATGCTCTGTAGAACCCTTGCTCCTCCATCTATTCCATGAAATCCCTTGTAGTAGACAGACAGTGAACAGCATCAGCAAGATAAGTAGCAGATAACTCAAAAGGAACGGCATCCATCTCTTTCTTTGGTCCAAGGGGATGGACACTTTACTAGTACATTTTGAAATTACTGGGAACGTGCCAAAGTTTTTTGCTCTCATGCAGCAACCTGTAGCAATTTGAGCAAGAGGCACTTGAAATGTGGAGCCTGCCAAATGGTGAATTTTTAAGCATTTACATTAAAATGTCCAGGCTACTTGGTCTTTTTCTTCCACAACAGAGCAATCAATAGTGAGACTTGGGGGTGAATTTAGTGCTGAGTGAGGTTTAGTTGCCTCATCCCCCTCTTCAGGCTCTGGTGCTCTGTATAAAAggcttctcaaacttttgtactggtgacccctttcacatagcaaacctctgagtgtgaccccccccccttataaattaaacaccattataaatgttggaggcaaagtggggtttggggtggaggctgacagctcacgaccccccatgtaataacctcatgacccctcaaggggtcccaatccccagtctgagaactcctAGCTTAAACTATGAAGGGTGCAGAGATCTGTAAACTCTTCACTGATGGTTCTGGGgacacaaaaaagcagcttaaTATATTAAGTTGCTAGAATTTTCTATTATTTGTCCATTACTCAAGTAAACTCATACTAATATTTTGATTACTCAGGAGTGATGAACAAGAGACATTTTGCTTACTAATATTagcttttaaaagaaacataagtCTTTGTACTTACTGGGCTGCTGCTGTTGGGTACTGAATCCTCCAAAGCCTAACCCAGTTCCTAAACCAGTACCTAGGCCAGTACCAGTTCCTGCTCCACCAAAACCAGTACCAAATCCAAAACCTTTGTTTTGGGTAGCACCAAACAGTCCTTAGAGGAGGGGAGAAAATCAAAGATTAACAGAAGATTTACATATGAAAAGCAAAAACAGATAGCATCAGTCTTGTAGAAGTTTTAAGTTTAATTCTAAATCAGGATGATGGTAGCTCACCAGTGCCTGTGTTGGTAGGAGCAGAAAAGCTAAATGCTGATCCAGGAGCGGTGGTAGTTGTCCCAAATCCTCCAAATGCACCTAGTAAAATAAATTGTACAAAAAAAACAAGGTGGCTTTGCCACATGGTTCAATCTCTTGTAGATCATGATAAACTGCACACTCCAACACAATGAGTTTTATGAAGGGAGATGCTGACAGATGAATGTGTTATGGCACAACCAAGTTTTTCTGATCAGTTATTTACTTTAACAATAAAGTAAACAGGAGAGAAAGTGGAGACAAGAGGCAATACATCTTTATCTTGTGACAAGTGAGCCATGGatattgaaaaaaacaaacaaacaagccccccccctccacccacttAGGCTTTAGTTAACTGAAGTTGCTCAGTGCCAGATGTGCTCTCCCCATCTACAGAAGATTATAGCTAGTACTAACTTTTGTCACATTAATTCTCTAGAGTAGAATAACTGGATTTTTGTGGGACGGGgtggtacatttttaatatacaggatcattaaaaatataaataagaaCTACAGACACTTGGGTAGAACTAAGCATCTTACATACAATGGTTGCATATGAGCAAGAACACAGACAGTAAAGATGGAGTAAAATCCTGGAACATGTGGCAAAGCCAGTGTCCCTCATGCCAGCAGAAGGATGACATTCTGTGTCCCATCctgcaaaaagatttaggggGTAGACTCCTGTggaattccactgacttccatggatgAAGGGGTCTCCCTGTGTGGATCagttttcaggatcaggtccaCAGCGTGGCACACAGGTTGTTAGGAGGATGGATTTGTCAGAATACTTTACAATGCAAAGGGAAGTGCTCGGTTCTTGAGAGGAACAGTCAAGGGGCCATACAGAAGAACCTCTAACATgtaaatacaccgctacctcgatataacgccacccgatataacacaaattcagatataatgcagtaaagcattGCTCGGAGGGGGGGAGggtgcgcactccggtggatcaaagcaagttcaatataacacggcaagatttttttggctcccaaggacagcgttgtatcgaggtagaggtgtatgtaagATATTTATATCTCAGTTCAGAAGCATGGGCTGAAGTGTCCTCAGTAAATTGAGAGCACCCCTAATTTTATAATACAATCTCTTCAAGTCTCTTACGCCAACTGTGCCATCTCACTGCCTGGCCAAAACAGCAGAACAAATACAAGGCAGTACTTTAAAAGACTTGACTGCGTAAGATTGAGTTATTGCCAAAAGATGAAGGGCTGTCAGGATTTCATATATGCAATGGGTGCCTTTACCACAACATTAATCCGAGGCACCTTGAATCATTACTCTTAACCAGCTAAACATAAGCCCACAATCTTTTATCAACAACAAAGAGTGGTCCTCTTCCATCTCTGAAATATTTGGAAACTGCAAACTTTCCTTCTGGGTGTGGATTTCACAGTGGTAATCCATGCCTTTGTGATCCCCCCTGTACACTACTGTAACACACTCTGTTTGGGATGGTCCTTACTCTGCATCTGTAAGAGCCAGCAACACCTGCATCCTCCAAGATTCACTGGCTGTATGAAGTCCAGCAAACATGCTTGAGGTTTTACTTTTATTAGCTAAAAATTTAAGTCagcagttcccaaactggggtttatGAATAGCTGGCTAGTCATATGGTGCTGGATCCCCTCTATTTCCTGCTGCTTCTACAGGTGTTCAGGCTCTTCATGAAGagagtctgtaaaagcagctggaAACATGAAGAACCCAGACTAGATGCC
Encoded here:
- the NUP54 gene encoding nucleoporin p54 isoform X1 — its product is MAFNFGAAAGAAAANPTGFGGLETANSTASGFNFGGFGLTANPAVNFNIGNFGVSTTSAPPFNFGNSLASAGAFGGFGTTTTAPGSAFSFSAPTNTGTGLFGATQNKGFGFGTGFGGAGTGTGLGTGLGTGLGFGGFSTQQQQPTLGGLFSQPTQAPSQSNQLINTASALSAPTLLGDERDAILAKWNQLQAFWGAGKGYFNSNIAPVEFTQENPFCRFKAVGFSCMPNNKDEDGLVVLVFNRKEVDIRNQQQQLVESLHKILGGNQTLSVNVEGVKTLPDDQTEVVIYVVERSPNGTSRRVPATTLYAHFEQVNIKTSLQQLGVTLSMARTELSPAQIKQLLQNPPAGVDPIIWEQAKVDNPDPEKLIPVPMVGFKELLRRLKVQDQMTKQHQTRLDIISEDISELQKNQTTTMAKIAQYKRKLMDLSHRTLQVLIKQEIQRKSGYAIQADEEQLRVQLDTIQCELNAPTQFKGRLNELMSQIRMQNHFGAVRAEERYYIDADLLQEIKQHLKQQQEGLSHLISIIKDDLEDIKLIEHGLNESIPIRGGIFS
- the NUP54 gene encoding nucleoporin p54 isoform X2 is translated as MAFNFGAAAGAAAANPTGAFGGFGTTTTAPGSAFSFSAPTNTGTGLFGATQNKGFGFGTGFGGAGTGTGLGTGLGTGLGFGGFSTQQQQPTLGGLFSQPTQAPSQSNQLINTASALSAPTLLGDERDAILAKWNQLQAFWGAGKGYFNSNIAPVEFTQENPFCRFKAVGFSCMPNNKDEDGLVVLVFNRKEVDIRNQQQQLVESLHKILGGNQTLSVNVEGVKTLPDDQTEVVIYVVERSPNGTSRRVPATTLYAHFEQVNIKTSLQQLGVTLSMARTELSPAQIKQLLQNPPAGVDPIIWEQAKVDNPDPEKLIPVPMVGFKELLRRLKVQDQMTKQHQTRLDIISEDISELQKNQTTTMAKIAQYKRKLMDLSHRTLQVLIKQEIQRKSGYAIQADEEQLRVQLDTIQCELNAPTQFKGRLNELMSQIRMQNHFGAVRAEERYYIDADLLQEIKQHLKQQQEGLSHLISIIKDDLEDIKLIEHGLNESIPIRGGIFS